A portion of the uncultured Bacteroides sp. genome contains these proteins:
- a CDS encoding ABC transporter permease, with protein MNKQTFKQALMLLKQNRFFSIISIGCTAVTITFVMVVYMVYDLRTTDMVPEMFRSRMIYSGQGYSYRTMDHSNASGGMSEQTAHVLFDSLPGVDLVTYYTSLVKYPCSALSDGADKRRTVRFADATWFKVMQYNFISGRAFDKEEFDAQRKVAVISEQTARELFHTKDAVGRDVQVNFLSYRVVGVVANVSSLFTKAYSEIWLPLSVSLNKVYDDGSNGLRGNYLAILVRDKKTSETEVAKAVDKRVNLLNANQPDFTFNLDGYREHTQETFFQDKAISAPLVFALLIAILLIIPAINISGLMQSQIRHRTAEIGVRKAYGASKWVILNQLLVENLVLTLIGSLFGLLFSYVALFFSQLWLLGGAGIAHGSLGLTGRILFRPSIFIVVLLMCLLFNMLSVFVPAWLASRKGITEAIKGE; from the coding sequence ATGAATAAACAGACATTTAAACAAGCTTTGATGTTGCTAAAGCAGAATCGTTTTTTTAGCATCATTAGCATTGGCTGCACTGCTGTGACCATTACATTTGTGATGGTGGTTTACATGGTTTATGATCTTCGCACAACGGATATGGTTCCTGAAATGTTTCGCAGTAGAATGATTTATTCCGGGCAAGGATATTCTTACAGAACAATGGATCATTCCAATGCTTCCGGAGGGATGTCCGAACAAACGGCACATGTTCTGTTTGATTCATTGCCTGGTGTAGATTTGGTAACTTACTACACCTCTCTGGTTAAATATCCATGCTCTGCACTATCAGATGGGGCAGACAAGAGGCGTACTGTTCGGTTTGCAGATGCTACTTGGTTTAAGGTTATGCAATATAACTTCATCTCAGGAAGAGCTTTTGATAAAGAGGAGTTTGACGCACAAAGAAAAGTGGCGGTTATTAGTGAACAGACCGCTCGCGAATTATTTCATACGAAGGATGCTGTGGGACGTGATGTCCAGGTGAACTTTCTATCTTATCGTGTGGTGGGGGTGGTTGCAAACGTGAGCTCATTGTTTACAAAAGCTTATTCCGAAATATGGTTGCCATTGTCGGTTTCGTTGAACAAAGTTTATGATGATGGTTCTAATGGTTTACGGGGAAACTATTTGGCTATTCTTGTTAGAGATAAAAAAACATCGGAAACCGAGGTCGCTAAGGCTGTTGATAAGCGAGTTAATCTGCTGAATGCGAATCAGCCCGACTTCACGTTCAATTTAGATGGTTATCGGGAGCATACGCAAGAGACGTTTTTTCAAGATAAAGCGATAAGTGCCCCACTCGTATTTGCTTTGCTTATTGCCATACTATTGATAATACCAGCCATCAATATTTCAGGGTTGATGCAAAGTCAGATAAGACATCGGACAGCAGAGATTGGTGTACGAAAGGCTTATGGGGCTTCAAAATGGGTGATATTAAATCAACTTTTGGTAGAAAACCTCGTATTAACTCTTATTGGAAGTCTGTTTGGTTTATTGTTCTCGTATGTGGCTCTTTTTTTTAGTCAATTATGGCTTTTGGGTGGAGCGGGTATAGCACATGGATCACTTGGCCTTACCGGCAGAATACTTTTTCGTCCATCCATTTTTATTGTGGTGTTACTAATGTGCCTTCTGTTTAATATGCTTTCTGTATTTGTACCTGCTTGGTTGGCTTCTCGTAAAGGGATAACCGAAGCAATTAAAGGAGAATAA
- a CDS encoding FtsX-like permease family protein yields MNKKLLKQIWNERRINVWLWVELLLVSVVLWYVVDTSYTTLSTYFEPRGFDISNTYLINIDALTAKSPDYIDPSTRTIKPGEDLLQIVERLRHLPDVEAVSVSINSYPYNGSNSGFSARLDTMRVWGICREVTPDFLRVFRYEGANGESPDQLAALLNENNFIAGENLLTRDYGLKGKDILGRSFYLNDDTIKTWPLVAVTHPVRYGDFRSTYESRYIIILFDQNTIADFNEVRVRQCEVCLRTHDNSAPGFIDRLRAISNSQFRVGNLFLGDIQSMQNIRTMFQMDDMNELRNQAWGIGFLLLNIFLGLLGTFWFRTQQRRSEIALHISCGSTHKQAFIRLMGEGLLLLVLATIIALIIDFNLAYAEYTNSMNGTTLAPVRFVVTSFITFLLMALMIVIGIWFPARQAMKIQPAEALREE; encoded by the coding sequence ATGAATAAGAAATTACTAAAACAGATATGGAATGAGCGTCGGATCAATGTATGGTTATGGGTTGAATTATTGCTTGTTAGTGTGGTGTTGTGGTATGTGGTTGATACGTCTTATACTACTTTATCTACTTATTTCGAACCTCGTGGTTTTGATATATCCAACACTTATCTTATCAACATTGATGCGCTCACAGCAAAGAGTCCTGACTATATTGATCCATCTACGCGAACAATCAAGCCAGGTGAGGATTTGTTGCAAATAGTAGAACGTTTGCGTCATCTTCCGGACGTGGAAGCTGTAAGTGTGTCTATAAATTCATATCCTTACAACGGTTCTAATAGTGGATTTTCTGCTCGATTGGATACGATGAGAGTATGGGGTATTTGTCGTGAGGTTACGCCCGATTTTTTACGCGTTTTTCGTTATGAAGGAGCCAATGGAGAATCGCCGGATCAACTAGCTGCTCTCTTAAATGAGAATAACTTTATAGCTGGGGAAAACTTACTTACTCGTGATTATGGATTAAAGGGCAAGGATATACTAGGACGTTCTTTTTATTTAAATGATGATACAATAAAAACGTGGCCGTTGGTGGCTGTAACCCATCCGGTGAGATATGGGGATTTTAGGTCAACTTACGAATCTCGTTATATCATCATTCTTTTTGATCAGAATACAATAGCAGACTTTAATGAAGTTAGGGTAAGACAATGTGAAGTTTGTCTTCGTACGCATGATAATTCTGCTCCCGGATTTATTGACCGTTTACGCGCAATATCCAATAGCCAATTTCGTGTAGGCAATCTTTTTCTAGGTGATATACAATCAATGCAAAATATACGTACCATGTTTCAAATGGATGACATGAACGAACTTCGTAATCAAGCATGGGGCATTGGTTTTTTGCTACTAAACATCTTTTTGGGATTGCTTGGCACATTTTGGTTTCGCACACAGCAACGTCGTTCGGAAATAGCACTGCACATCAGTTGCGGTAGCACTCACAAGCAAGCTTTTATTCGGCTGATGGGGGAAGGATTATTGCTCTTAGTTTTGGCTACAATAATAGCTTTAATTATTGATTTTAATTTGGCTTATGCAGAGTATACCAATTCGATGAATGGCACTACTTTGGCTCCTGTACGTTTTGTGGTTACGTCATTCATCACTTTTCTGCTTATGGCTCTAATGATAGTGATTGGCATCTGGTTTCCTGCCCGGCAGGCAATGAAAATTCAACCTGCAGAGGCTTTACGTGAAGAATAG
- a CDS encoding FtsX-like permease family protein: protein MLKHLIHLVWNQRKHNAWLWVELTLVILCLWYVALSLYNNYCFYAAPLGFDISHTYRLDVAERDSDAEGYIVSQTKDSETGTNLLKLVERLRHLEGVEGVSLSLTAHPYNGMSNYIQASVDTTATRLLWYRVSDSFFDVFRIKESNGASLRGKLTDTSVILTQDAARKMFPIINNATGRSIVFSQLGEQAKISAVSTPVSYAEFYGCTPSVYTLLTDKTIETGINSENLEMVEICLRMYPEADSSDLPEKFLTEYSSKLGVGNLYIRDIRSLEYLRSDLISSGVKAMRMNILMAGFLLVSVFLGVTGTFLFRTRQRKSELALRLALGASRQRLLTLLLGEGGVLFILALLPAMLIAWNIFYATGGMISAGTSFGFSMEEEGAFLRFDRFLVAAFIASMLTVLMMVTGILFPAIHAMKIHPAEALHEE from the coding sequence ATGCTAAAACACCTTATACATTTGGTTTGGAATCAGCGGAAGCATAATGCTTGGTTGTGGGTTGAGTTGACATTAGTTATTCTCTGTCTGTGGTATGTAGCATTGTCGCTATATAATAACTATTGTTTCTATGCTGCTCCACTGGGGTTTGACATTAGTCACACTTATCGTTTGGATGTTGCAGAGCGCGACTCGGATGCCGAAGGGTATATTGTGTCTCAAACTAAAGATTCAGAAACGGGAACTAATCTTCTCAAATTAGTGGAACGTTTGCGTCACCTCGAAGGAGTAGAAGGAGTTTCTCTTTCGCTTACCGCTCATCCTTATAATGGAATGAGCAACTATATACAAGCGTCTGTGGATACAACTGCTACCCGATTGTTATGGTATCGGGTAAGCGATTCTTTTTTTGATGTTTTTCGTATCAAAGAATCCAATGGAGCTTCTCTGCGTGGTAAGCTTACTGATACATCGGTTATCTTGACTCAGGATGCGGCTCGTAAGATGTTTCCTATTATTAATAATGCTACAGGTAGATCGATTGTTTTTTCTCAGTTAGGTGAACAGGCAAAAATTTCGGCTGTTTCCACTCCGGTGAGTTATGCGGAATTTTATGGCTGTACACCTTCTGTTTATACTCTTTTGACTGATAAAACAATTGAAACAGGCATCAATAGCGAGAACCTTGAGATGGTAGAGATATGTCTTCGCATGTATCCTGAGGCAGATAGTTCTGATTTACCCGAGAAATTTCTTACAGAGTATAGTTCCAAACTTGGAGTAGGGAACTTATACATCAGAGACATTCGTTCGCTGGAATACCTCCGTTCTGACCTTATCTCATCGGGAGTAAAGGCTATGCGTATGAATATCTTGATGGCTGGCTTCTTGCTAGTTAGTGTCTTTCTTGGAGTAACGGGGACTTTTCTTTTCCGTACCCGCCAAAGAAAATCGGAGCTCGCTTTGCGATTAGCTTTGGGTGCCAGTCGTCAGCGCTTATTGACTTTATTGCTTGGAGAAGGCGGAGTACTCTTTATACTTGCTTTATTGCCTGCCATGCTTATAGCTTGGAACATCTTTTATGCTACTGGAGGAATGATTAGTGCAGGAACTTCTTTTGGCTTTTCGATGGAAGAAGAAGGTGCCTTCTTGCGTTTCGACCGCTTCTTAGTGGCAGCATTTATTGCTTCAATGCTCACTGTTTTGATGATGGTTACGGGTATCTTGTTCCCAGCTATTCATGCTATGAAGATACATCCTGCTGAGGCATTGCACGAAGAATAA
- a CDS encoding ABC transporter substrate binding protein, with the protein MNMLYRLTLILIIVTISFSIAAKERSYKILFIQSYTESDSWAKERYKGLSKGFEEGGVKVEITTEYLNARYWDDVAEEEITRRICRRAEKRGTDLIVTSNDEALYSLLVCGDSLPKQIPVVYFGVEYPNQHILNSYTNTTGFQNPKPFFRLLETAQKMFPTRKKIVVVSDGTFLGRVSLVEFESQWGLFAKNNPDYQMRQFNIHTDQMTDILYEIQISKAASQSILIMPYWGLFMPSIAKVSKSPCFTVSNESLTRGGFCSLAPSSYADAREAGVRGANVLRGTKASSLGHKQSDVQLTFDYKQLDFFNVPKQVVPKDSVIMNEPSWEKYKLLFILLYSSLLFLLILVVIALFRANRREFRKRIQVQTKLLLQNRMVDQRNEFDNIFHSIHDGVIAYGRDFKIHFVNKSASRMLNIKTMDGRESFEGLPAGTYLQIYNKGQDILYSILEKVHETGESLAIPENSFMKEAGTDNYFPVSGEFVPIYLKSQLSGFALSFRNISDEELQKRFFHMAVEDNSIYPWQYDVAKKRFLFPTGFLIRFGFDENEKYITRSQIKNLIHSDYLDEVILGFEAVLSGEKKSLRQACKICNAKGDFEWWEYRMSVFTGLTTDIPYSILGVCQSIQRYKNTEAELIAARDKALQADNLKTAFLANISHEIRTPLNSIVGFSDLLKDIHSFSDEEILQFVTTINTNCELLLSLINDILDMSRIESGTIDFQLSNSNLSVIMDEIYQSQRLNMAAGVSLIKVLPEDQQKCILTDPVRIKQLMNNLINNAAKFTQQGSIAFGYLIEEPNYTTLFVEDTGTGIAEEDQERIFDRFYKADNFSQGAGLGLSICRTIVERMHGSISVNSEKRKGSRFTIRIPDNQD; encoded by the coding sequence ATGAACATGTTATATCGGTTAACTCTGATCTTGATCATAGTTACTATCTCTTTTAGTATTGCTGCTAAGGAACGGAGTTATAAAATACTGTTTATACAATCTTATACAGAATCAGATAGTTGGGCAAAAGAACGTTATAAAGGACTAAGTAAGGGTTTCGAAGAAGGAGGAGTAAAAGTTGAGATCACGACAGAATACCTGAATGCGCGTTATTGGGATGATGTGGCAGAAGAGGAAATAACGCGTCGTATTTGTCGTCGTGCTGAGAAGAGAGGAACCGACTTGATCGTTACCTCTAATGATGAAGCCTTGTATAGCTTACTTGTTTGTGGAGATTCATTGCCTAAACAAATTCCGGTAGTCTATTTTGGAGTAGAATATCCTAATCAACATATCTTAAATAGTTATACTAATACTACAGGATTTCAAAATCCAAAACCTTTTTTTCGTTTACTTGAGACTGCTCAAAAGATGTTTCCGACTCGAAAGAAGATTGTCGTTGTGAGTGATGGTACCTTCTTAGGACGTGTTTCTTTGGTTGAGTTTGAGTCACAATGGGGGCTGTTTGCCAAAAACAATCCTGACTACCAGATGCGCCAGTTTAATATTCATACTGATCAGATGACTGATATTTTATATGAAATTCAGATATCTAAAGCTGCTTCTCAAAGTATTCTAATCATGCCTTATTGGGGATTATTTATGCCTTCTATCGCCAAAGTATCGAAATCTCCTTGCTTTACTGTCAGTAATGAATCACTGACACGAGGAGGCTTCTGCTCATTGGCTCCTTCTTCTTATGCTGATGCCCGAGAAGCGGGAGTACGTGGGGCTAATGTACTTCGGGGAACGAAAGCTTCTTCTTTGGGACATAAGCAGAGTGATGTGCAACTTACTTTTGATTATAAACAGTTGGACTTTTTCAATGTACCCAAACAAGTTGTTCCCAAAGATAGTGTTATTATGAATGAACCATCTTGGGAGAAATATAAACTGTTGTTCATTCTTTTATATAGCTCTTTGCTCTTTCTTCTCATCCTTGTGGTTATCGCACTTTTTCGGGCCAATCGTCGTGAATTTCGCAAACGAATACAGGTGCAAACAAAGCTGTTACTTCAAAATAGGATGGTTGATCAGCGAAATGAATTTGATAATATTTTTCATTCAATACATGATGGTGTGATTGCTTATGGTAGGGATTTTAAGATTCATTTCGTTAATAAATCTGCTTCAAGGATGCTGAATATCAAGACTATGGATGGCAGAGAGTCTTTTGAGGGACTTCCGGCAGGAACTTATCTTCAAATTTACAATAAAGGCCAGGATATTCTTTATTCGATATTGGAAAAGGTACATGAAACAGGAGAAAGTCTGGCTATTCCCGAAAACTCCTTTATGAAGGAGGCGGGCACAGATAATTATTTCCCCGTATCCGGCGAATTCGTTCCTATTTATCTGAAATCGCAACTGAGCGGATTTGCACTTTCATTTCGGAATATCTCAGACGAAGAACTGCAGAAGAGATTTTTTCATATGGCAGTGGAGGATAACTCAATCTACCCTTGGCAATATGATGTAGCTAAAAAAAGGTTTCTCTTTCCTACAGGGTTTTTAATACGATTTGGTTTTGATGAAAACGAAAAGTATATCACGCGCAGCCAGATAAAAAATTTAATCCATTCAGATTATTTGGATGAAGTGATATTGGGATTTGAAGCAGTTCTGAGTGGAGAGAAAAAAAGTCTTAGGCAAGCGTGTAAAATCTGCAATGCGAAAGGTGATTTTGAGTGGTGGGAATATCGTATGTCTGTTTTTACGGGGCTTACTACTGATATACCTTATTCTATACTAGGTGTTTGCCAGAGTATTCAGCGGTACAAAAACACCGAGGCGGAACTCATTGCAGCCAGAGATAAAGCATTGCAGGCTGATAACTTGAAAACGGCGTTTCTAGCAAATATCAGCCATGAAATTCGCACTCCACTCAATTCCATTGTCGGTTTCTCTGATTTATTGAAAGATATTCATTCTTTCAGTGATGAAGAAATACTGCAATTTGTTACGACCATAAACACAAATTGTGAATTACTTCTTAGCCTCATTAATGATATCTTAGACATGTCACGTATAGAGTCTGGTACGATAGATTTTCAATTGTCCAACTCTAACTTGTCTGTGATTATGGACGAGATATATCAGTCTCAACGGCTGAATATGGCGGCTGGAGTTTCTTTAATAAAAGTCCTGCCTGAAGATCAACAAAAATGTATTCTGACTGATCCTGTCAGGATAAAACAGTTGATGAACAATCTTATTAACAATGCTGCTAAATTTACTCAGCAAGGATCAATTGCTTTTGGTTATTTGATAGAAGAACCGAATTATACCACTCTGTTTGTGGAAGATACAGGGACGGGCATTGCGGAAGAAGACCAGGAGCGTATTTTTGATCGTTTCTATAAAGCGGATAACTTTTCGCAAGGAGCAGGCTTAGGACTCAGCATTTGTCGGACCATAGTGGAACGTATGCATGGCTCTATTTCTGTTAATTCCGAAAAAAGAAAAGGGAGTCGCTTTACGATCCGTATTCCTGATAATCAAGATTAG
- a CDS encoding ABC transporter permease encodes MIKQYFNQALYQLKAQPLLSVISILGTALAICLIMVLVLMQQVQTEPYVPESNRNRMLHVKWMTTYEKGGSKDNSSNGPLSLRTARECFRALKTPEAVTIYTIYSNMQAAIPHGTAFGVDVKQTDEQFWKVFDCAFVDGKPFDMAASEAGLPVAIVTESIARALYGTIAVVGKQVNLNYAPYTICGVVRDVSTLASGAYAQVWIPYYSTDVKDQTWYNGIMGMMRVAILARSKDDFPAIRSECERLRVKYNDGLSDAETIYRNQPDTQEVSVVRKWANEEPDMKAINNRRLITFVLLLLIPAINLSSMTQSRLRQRIAEVGVRRSFGSTRKDIMWQILFENLVLTMIAGIIGLAFCFVFALLFGSSLFDSSTLAMLNSAPTVDVLMLMHVSTFAYALLFCLLMNLLSAGVPAWRASRTSITNALSNH; translated from the coding sequence ATGATTAAACAATATTTCAATCAAGCTCTTTATCAGCTGAAAGCGCAACCCTTATTATCGGTCATCTCCATATTAGGTACGGCATTGGCCATCTGCCTGATTATGGTTCTTGTGTTGATGCAACAGGTGCAGACGGAGCCTTATGTGCCGGAATCGAATCGTAACCGTATGCTTCATGTGAAGTGGATGACTACTTATGAAAAAGGTGGCTCAAAAGATAATTCTAGTAATGGCCCTTTGAGTCTTCGTACTGCTCGTGAATGTTTTCGCGCATTGAAGACTCCTGAAGCGGTAACGATATATACGATCTATTCCAACATGCAGGCTGCTATTCCTCATGGAACAGCTTTTGGTGTGGATGTAAAGCAGACGGATGAACAATTCTGGAAGGTGTTCGATTGTGCTTTTGTTGATGGTAAACCTTTTGATATGGCTGCTTCCGAAGCAGGATTGCCTGTGGCTATTGTTACAGAAAGTATTGCCCGGGCATTATATGGTACTATTGCCGTTGTTGGTAAACAAGTCAATCTTAATTATGCTCCTTACACTATTTGCGGTGTGGTTCGTGATGTTTCTACTTTGGCTTCCGGTGCTTATGCTCAAGTATGGATCCCTTATTATTCGACTGATGTAAAGGATCAAACCTGGTATAACGGTATTATGGGGATGATGCGAGTTGCTATACTAGCTCGAAGTAAAGACGATTTTCCTGCCATACGTTCGGAATGCGAACGTCTAAGAGTGAAGTATAATGATGGTTTGTCTGATGCTGAAACGATTTATCGCAATCAACCCGATACGCAAGAAGTCTCTGTTGTTCGAAAGTGGGCTAATGAAGAGCCGGATATGAAGGCTATAAATAATAGACGTCTGATAACCTTTGTTTTGCTACTCCTGATACCCGCTATAAACTTGAGCTCTATGACCCAAAGTCGCCTGAGGCAACGCATTGCTGAAGTTGGTGTTCGACGTTCTTTTGGCTCAACACGTAAAGACATTATGTGGCAAATTCTTTTTGAAAATTTAGTTTTAACAATGATAGCAGGTATTATAGGATTGGCATTCTGTTTTGTCTTTGCACTCCTTTTCGGTTCATCTCTTTTTGATTCTTCTACATTGGCGATGCTTAATTCTGCCCCGACAGTAGATGTATTGATGCTGATGCATGTCTCTACTTTTGCTTATGCTTTGCTTTTCTGCTTACTGATGAATTTACTTAGTGCCGGTGTTCCGGCATGGAGAGCTTCAAGAACTTCTATAACTAATGCATTGAGTAATCATTAA
- a CDS encoding FtsX-like permease family protein, protein MKMILKQLWNQRRANAWLFTELMVVFVLLWFTLDVAWNYVRAGLYPKGYDTENVFDVRIERNPTLEKDPSVRSHSKEYLLEIYRRMGEYPGVESVCYYAGSKPYSDNSMFQGYSVEEDTAKVYGAKIRYISSSYLDVFRVKLLEGNRIGWDEQQHPCAAFVTASLADSLFHGKVPLGARFYDYYARKYGDTETTYRLNGILPLTKLDDYARYEDFIYVPFDGHILEYAVPYFAVRVRPDLAFGFPDRFMKEMKSRLNMGPFYLSEVHSYDEMKQVYDIEQGTTVYIRLAFSVAVFFVFTVFLGVMGTFWFRTRQRRGEIGLRIAVGASRVDIMWLLLNEGFILLLVASIPGLLIAGNIAYADLTINTLIDFSVGRFLITILATYLLMLLMVLAGCCYPAYQAMHISPAEALREE, encoded by the coding sequence ATGAAAATGATATTGAAACAACTATGGAATCAGAGGCGTGCTAATGCATGGCTATTTACGGAACTGATGGTAGTATTTGTTTTATTGTGGTTTACTTTGGATGTTGCTTGGAATTACGTTCGTGCAGGTTTATACCCTAAAGGGTATGATACAGAGAACGTGTTCGATGTGAGAATTGAGAGAAATCCGACCTTAGAAAAAGATCCTTCAGTGAGGAGCCACTCGAAAGAATATTTATTGGAAATTTATCGCCGAATGGGTGAATATCCTGGAGTGGAATCTGTTTGCTATTATGCCGGCTCTAAACCTTATAGCGATAACTCTATGTTTCAGGGATATTCTGTTGAGGAAGATACAGCAAAAGTTTATGGTGCTAAAATACGCTATATTTCTTCTTCTTATTTGGATGTGTTTCGGGTGAAACTTCTTGAAGGTAATCGTATAGGGTGGGATGAGCAACAACATCCATGTGCGGCTTTTGTTACGGCCTCTTTAGCTGATTCTCTTTTTCATGGCAAGGTTCCTTTAGGCGCTCGTTTTTACGATTACTATGCTCGTAAATATGGTGATACAGAAACAACCTATCGATTGAATGGGATTTTGCCTTTAACGAAACTTGATGATTATGCTCGTTACGAAGACTTCATATATGTGCCTTTTGATGGGCATATACTTGAGTATGCTGTTCCGTATTTTGCTGTTCGTGTACGTCCTGATCTTGCATTCGGGTTTCCTGACCGTTTTATGAAAGAAATGAAATCTCGCCTAAATATGGGTCCCTTCTATCTGAGCGAAGTGCATTCTTACGACGAAATGAAGCAGGTGTATGATATAGAACAAGGTACAACCGTTTATATAAGGCTGGCATTTAGTGTAGCTGTTTTTTTTGTCTTTACCGTATTCTTAGGTGTCATGGGCACATTCTGGTTCCGTACGCGTCAACGCCGTGGAGAAATTGGACTGCGTATCGCTGTAGGGGCTTCTCGAGTTGATATTATGTGGCTTCTACTTAATGAAGGATTCATATTACTGTTAGTCGCTTCCATACCGGGACTTTTGATTGCGGGAAACATAGCTTATGCGGATCTTACTATAAATACGTTGATTGATTTTTCAGTAGGTCGTTTTTTGATTACTATATTAGCTACCTATTTACTGATGTTGTTAATGGTGCTTGCGGGTTGTTGTTATCCGGCTTATCAAGCGATGCATATAAGTCCCGCAGAGGCTTTACGTGAAGAATAA
- a CDS encoding ABC transporter permease, translated as MVRLYLKQAWQLLKQNLLFSSISIIGTALAISLIMMLVVAFQSRIMNYGPEVNRNRTLYVKWAGIQKKDTHENNGNGYLSLKTADVCFRSLKTPEVVSVVSPLQTRLAALPGGSKATRCSTLFTDEQFWKVFRFHIMAGKFYDHVDLDAAIHKAVVSESMARMLFGDANAAVGKTVTLDYHPFTVCAVVDDVSTLATDAYAQVWIPYTAGQIRRNLWAEEISGNYKAFILAHRSSDFPAIRAEIEQRVRVYNASLREYELNLRSQPDTKLVEMGRFGPGDPDTVSLVVKFILTVIMLLIVPAVNISGLTLSRIYQRMPEIGVRRAYGATRMELMQQILIENLLLSILGGLLGILLSYVGLSLCRDWVLGSTAYFGMHIKPDLDFSLYLNPWILFLAILFCLVLNLLSAGIPAWRGSSAGIVKAISNE; from the coding sequence ATGGTGAGATTATACTTGAAGCAAGCATGGCAATTATTGAAACAGAATCTTTTGTTCAGTAGCATTTCTATAATAGGAACAGCTTTAGCGATTTCTCTCATTATGATGTTAGTGGTAGCGTTCCAATCCCGGATAATGAACTATGGGCCTGAAGTGAACCGCAACCGTACGCTTTATGTGAAGTGGGCAGGTATTCAAAAAAAAGATACTCACGAGAATAACGGTAATGGATATCTTTCGTTGAAAACGGCAGATGTTTGTTTCCGTTCGCTTAAAACGCCGGAGGTTGTTAGTGTTGTTTCTCCCTTACAGACCCGATTGGCAGCATTGCCTGGAGGGAGTAAGGCAACACGATGTAGTACTCTTTTTACCGATGAGCAATTTTGGAAAGTGTTCCGTTTTCATATTATGGCCGGCAAGTTTTATGATCATGTTGATCTTGATGCTGCAATTCATAAAGCGGTGGTATCAGAAAGTATGGCACGCATGCTTTTCGGCGATGCTAATGCTGCTGTAGGGAAAACAGTTACACTTGACTACCATCCTTTTACTGTTTGTGCGGTGGTGGATGATGTTTCTACTCTGGCAACGGATGCTTACGCACAAGTATGGATTCCTTATACAGCAGGACAAATCCGTCGGAATCTGTGGGCGGAAGAGATTTCCGGCAATTATAAAGCTTTTATTCTGGCACATCGTTCAAGTGATTTTCCTGCTATTCGTGCAGAAATAGAACAAAGAGTGAGGGTTTACAATGCTTCGTTACGGGAATATGAACTAAATTTAAGAAGTCAGCCTGATACGAAGCTCGTGGAGATGGGGCGTTTTGGACCGGGAGATCCGGATACCGTGTCGTTAGTTGTGAAGTTTATTCTTACTGTAATAATGCTTTTAATTGTTCCGGCAGTGAATATATCAGGACTAACTTTGAGCCGCATTTACCAACGTATGCCTGAGATAGGAGTACGTCGAGCCTACGGAGCTACTCGAATGGAGCTGATGCAGCAGATTCTGATAGAGAATTTATTGCTTTCTATACTTGGTGGGTTACTTGGAATATTACTTAGTTATGTGGGACTTTCTCTCTGTCGTGATTGGGTGTTGGGATCTACAGCTTATTTTGGAATGCACATTAAACCTGATCTGGACTTTTCTCTCTATCTAAATCCGTGGATACTCTTCTTGGCAATACTCTTTTGTCTTGTCCTCAATTTGTTGAGTGCCGGTATACCCGCTTGGCGCGGATCTTCAGCGGGTATTGTGAAAGCTATTAGTAACGAATAA
- a CDS encoding ABC transporter ATP-binding protein produces the protein MITINSLSKIYRTNEIETVALENVNLTIERGEFLSIMGPSGCGKSTLLNIIGLLDAPSSGSIQINGTSTEGMKDKALAAFRNKSLGFVFQSFHLINSLNVLDNVELPLLYRRVSASERKRLAQEVLEKVGLSHRMRHFPTQLSGGQCQRVAVARAIIGNPDIILADEPTGNLDSKMGAEVMQLLHELNKEDGRTIVMVTHNEEQARQTSRTVRFFDGRQVQ, from the coding sequence ATGATTACAATTAATTCTCTTTCAAAAATTTACCGTACGAACGAAATTGAAACGGTAGCTCTGGAAAATGTAAATTTAACAATAGAACGCGGAGAGTTCCTTTCCATCATGGGGCCATCGGGTTGTGGTAAATCTACATTACTCAATATCATTGGTTTGTTGGATGCTCCGTCAAGCGGTAGTATTCAGATAAACGGTACAAGCACCGAAGGGATGAAAGACAAGGCATTGGCTGCTTTTCGTAATAAATCATTGGGCTTTGTCTTCCAATCTTTTCACCTGATAAATTCTCTCAATGTGCTTGATAATGTGGAGCTGCCTCTTTTGTATCGTCGTGTGTCTGCTTCGGAGCGTAAGCGTTTGGCACAAGAGGTGCTCGAGAAGGTAGGACTTAGTCATCGTATGCGCCACTTTCCCACACAGCTCTCCGGCGGACAATGTCAACGTGTGGCTGTTGCTCGTGCCATTATAGGTAATCCGGATATAATTCTTGCCGATGAACCTACAGGTAATTTGGATTCAAAGATGGGTGCTGAAGTGATGCAACTTCTTCATGAACTAAATAAAGAAGACGGGCGTACTATTGTGATGGTGACACATAACGAAGAACAAGCCAGACAGACAAGTCGCACAGTGAGATTCTTTGATGGTCGACAAGTACAATAA